One region of Quercus lobata isolate SW786 chromosome 2, ValleyOak3.0 Primary Assembly, whole genome shotgun sequence genomic DNA includes:
- the LOC115968545 gene encoding uncharacterized protein LOC115968545 — MAGDPAKCNKNLYCEYHQEPSHSTDDCRNLKNHLDRLVREGKLRHLLDHPVGWQEQSNVETRQSTLRPPLGTINVILAIPGRTGSQPFRVMSVGWLLAEADGRESKRARGMATPLIGFSDEDKLGTLQPHDDALVVMLRIGGYDVKRVLVDQGSAVEVMYPNLYKGLKLKPEDQTAYDSPLVSFEGKTVTPKGLIRLPIQTDSDVVEVDFIMVDAYSPYTAIVARPWLHALGAVSSTLHQKVKYPSEGRVKEIVGDQAMA; from the coding sequence ATGGCAGGCGACCCCGCAAAATGCAACAAGAATCTGTATTGCGAGTATCACCAAGAGCCGAGCCACTCCACCGATGACTGCAGGAATCTGAAAAACCACTTGGACCGGTTGGTCCGAGAGGGAAAGTTGAGACACCTCTTGGATCATCCTGTTGGATGGCAGGAGCAGTCGAACGTCGAAACAAGGCAAAGCACATTGAGACCACCCCTTggcacgataaatgtcattcttgccATACCAGGAAGAACCGGCTCCCAACCTTTCAGAGTGATGTCGGTGGGCTGGCTCCTCGCTGAAGCTGATGGCCGGGAGTCCAAGAGGGCTAGAGGGATGGCCACGCCCCTAATcggattctcggatgaggacaAACTGGGAACCCTCCAGCCCCACGACGACGCTTTAGTCGTCATGCTCAGGATTGGGGGGTATGACGTGAAGAGGGTGCTAGTCGATCAGGGCAGCGCCGTGGAAGTAATGTACCCCAACTTGTATAAGGGGCTGAAGCTGAAACCAGAGGACCAAACAGCATACGACTCCCCTTTAGTGAGTTTCGAGGGAAAAACTGTCACTCCGAAAGGCCTGATTAGGCTGCCTATACAAACAGACTCGGACgtagtggaggtggacttcataaTGGTAGATGCTTACTCCCCCTACACCGCCATTGTAGCCAGACCGTGGCTTCACGCCCTAGGGGCTGTGTCATCAACCTTacaccaaaaggtgaagtatCCATCGGAGGGTCGAGTGAAAGAAATAGTAGGGGACCAAGCCATGGCCTGA
- the LOC115976242 gene encoding E3 ubiquitin-protein ligase RING1-like, whose translation MSFCASGLHPNGRCTCGTFFSAEEPSIHASIFQILMLADALFEVLDEIHHHPVSDSPSVLSLPAPVDVVDSFPLKNHKKAEATENGAQCYICLAEYEEGETIRVLPCCHEYHMPCIDKWLKEIHGVCPICRGDVCEGIAEAFT comes from the exons ATGTCTTTCTGTGCGTCAGGACTCCACCCTAATGGTAGATGCACTTGTGGGACATTCTTTTCAGCTGAAGAGCCTAGTATTCATGCAAGCATCTTTCAAATACTCATGCTTGCTGATGCACTATTTGAG GTCTTGGATGAAATCCATCACCACCCGGTGTCTGATTCGCCGTCTGTGCTTTCACTGCCAGCTCCAGTGGATGTTGTAGACTCATTTCCTCTCAAGAATCACAAGAAGGCCGAGGCAACTGAAAATGGAGCCCA GTGTTACATTTGCCTGGCTGAGTACGAGGAAGGGGAAACAATAAGAGTTCTCCCATGTTGTCATGAATATCATATGCCATGCATTGATAAATGGCTCAAAGAAATTCACGG TGTATGCCCAATTTGCAGAGGAGATGTTTGTGAGGGCATTGCCGAGGCTTTCACCTAA
- the LOC115968536 gene encoding high mobility group B protein 3-like, translated as MSTMFGITVPALRGKDYGKTKMPYIYENAGLASRKWPHTKDGRDCSGKPLIVEKIVEKPSDPPKKKPTTTTTDRKKSSSTAPKAKKAKTDKKSKDPNAPKRPQTAFFLFMDDFRKTYKEENPDSKGGKEVAKEGGEKWKSLDRKREKYS; from the exons ATGAGCACCATGTTTGGGATTACAGTGCCAGCACTTAGGGGAAAGGACTACGGCAAGACTAAAATGC catatatatatgagaatgcAGGACTTGCGAGTAGGAAATGGCCCCATACCAAAGATGGGAGAGACTGTAGTGGTAAGCCACTAATTGTGGAGAAGATTGTGGAGAAGCCCAGTGACCCCCCCAAGAAGAAgcctactactactactacagacag GAAGAAATCAAGTTCAACAGCGCCGAAggcaaagaaagcaaaaactgACAAGAAGTCTAAGGATCCAAATGCCCCCAAGCGCCCACAAACtgccttctttctcttcat GGATGACTTTAGGAAGacttataaagaagaaaatcccGATTCGAAGGGTGGTAAAGAG GTAGCAAAGGAGGGTGGTGAGAAGTGGAAATCTCTagacagaaagagagaaaaatattcctAG
- the LOC115968529 gene encoding 26S proteasome regulatory subunit 8 homolog A-like has translation MGKNNVLGKLRMVHLERKYVVDIDKNIDITKITPSTRVALCNDSYVLHLILQRKVDPLVNVMKVEKDPDSTYDMIGGLDQQIKEIKEPVCTESGMFALWERRVDVTQEDFEMVVAKVHLEWKYVVDIDKNIDITNITPSTRVALRNDSYVLHLILQSKVDPLVNLMKVEKVPDSTYDMIGGLDQQIKEIKEGWVTYMLAIEN, from the exons ATGGGGAAGAATAACGTTTTAGGTAAG CTGAGGAtg GTTCATCTTGAACGGAAATATGTTGTTGACATTGATAAAAATATCGATATCACCAAGATAACTCCATCAACAAGAGTTGCTCTCTGTAATGACAGTTATGTGCTTCATTTAATCTTGCAAAGGAAAGTTGATCCATTGGTCAACGTCATGAAAGTTGAAAAGGATCCAGATTCCACATATGACATGATTGGCGGTCTTGACCagcaaattaaagagataaaggaG CCTGTGTGCACAGAATCTGGGATGTTTGCTCTGTGGGAGAGGAGGGTTGATGTAACACAAGAAGATTTTGAGATGGTAGTGGCAAAG GTTCATCTTGAATGGAAATATGTTGTTGACATTGATAAAAATATCGATATCACCAACATAACTCCATCAACAAGAGTTGCTCTCCGTAATGACAGTTATGTGCTTCATTTAATCTTGCAAAGCAAAGTTGATCCATTGGTCAACCTCATGAAAGTTGAAAAGGTTCCAGATTCCACATATGACATGATTGGCGGTCTTGACCagcaaattaaagagataaaggaG GGTTGGGTTACTTATATGTTGgcaattgaaaactaa